One genomic segment of Helianthus annuus cultivar XRQ/B chromosome 14, HanXRQr2.0-SUNRISE, whole genome shotgun sequence includes these proteins:
- the LOC110883808 gene encoding uncharacterized protein sll0005, with amino-acid sequence MEASSQLNCCRINSFINDRSTGFTAVRRPFPTILRVNRRNRVKTRAVATEPKPKTTEAKPSKSVNGSVNGSVNGSSVYGANTRMETVSQEIKRVRAQMEENEQLATLMKGLRGQNLSDSQFAADDVVMRLVETDESSELLPQVYDPASISAYWGKRPRAVATRIMQLTSVAGGFLSRLAWDVINKKVKENEVARAIELREIVTSLGPAYIKLGQALSIRPDILSPAAMTELQKLCDKVPSFPDDIAMACIEEELGEPWYNIYSELTTSPIAAASLGQVYKGRLKENGDLVAVKVQRPFVLETVTIDLFVIRNLGLALRRFPQISLDVVGLVDEWAARFFEELDYVNEGENGTYFAEMMKKDLPQVVIPKTYTKYTSRKVLTTQWVDGEKLSQSTESDVGELVNVGVICYLKQLLDTGFFHADPHPGNMIRTPDGKLAILDFGLVTKLTDDQKYGMIEAIAHLIHRDYDAIVKDFVKLGFIPEGVNLDPILPVLAKVFDQALEGGGAKNINFQELAADLAQITFDYPFRIPPYFALIIRAIGVLEGIALVGDPEFAIVDEAYPYIAQRLLTDESPRLRSALRYTVYGKSGVFDAERFIDVMQAFESFITAAKSGGGEDLNGDMAGLGVIQTQTNIAFPRFQPGGSQEPPVETRAALAFLLSDKGNFFREFLLDEIVKGIDAITREQLVQIMALLGIQNPTPVFSMVPSFGAIRPAGLIPYITEEDKVILNNVEKIVEFLTAQDSQPRSPDQGLDVNRVIQELLPVLPGLSAKVLPEVVSRLSSRVLARLIRDTFL; translated from the exons ATGGAAGCATCTTCTCAGCTCAACTGCTGCAGAATCAACTCTTTCATCAACGATAGAAGCACCGGATTCACCGCCGTACGCCGTCCGTTTCCAACCATTCTTAGGGTTAACCGCCGGAACAGAGTGAAGACACGCGCCGTCGCAACCGAGCCCAAGCCGAAGACAACCGAGGCGAAACCGTCAAAATCTGTCAATGGATCTGTTAACGGATCTGTTAATGGATCGTCAGTTTACGGCGCAAATACG AGAATGGAGACGGTTTCACAGGAGATTAAACGAGTTAGGGCTCAGATGGAGGAGAATGAGCAGCTGGCGACGCTTATGAAGGGGCTTAGAGGTCAGAATTTGAGTGATTCTCAGTTTGCTGCTGATGATGTTGTAATGCGTCTTGTAGag ACTGATGAAAGTAGCGAATTATTGCCTCAAGTATATGATCCTGCTAGTATCTCTGCATATTGGGGTAAAAGACCACGAGCTGTCGCCACACGTATCATGCAGTTGACATCCGTAGCAGGCGGATTTCTTTCACGTCTTGCGTGGGACGtaataaataaaaaggttaaaGAG AATGAAGTTGCCCGCGCAATTGAGTTGAGGGAAATTGTAACATCTTTGGGTCCAGCATATATTAAACTTGGGCAAGCATTGAGCATTCGGCCAGATATATTGTCGCCTGCTGCAATGACTGAGCTGCAAAAGCTTTGTGATAAG GTTCCGTCATTTCCTGATGATATAGCCATGGCATGTATAGAAGAGGAACTTGGAGAGCCATGGTACAACATCTATTCAGAACTAACAACGTCTCCGATAGCAGCAG CCTCACTTGGGCAGGTATATAAGGGTCGACTAAAGGAAAATGGGGATTTGGTTGCTGTTAAAGTACAACGGCCTTTTGTGCTCGAGACAGTAACCATAGATTTGTTCGTCATAAGGAACTTGGGTTTGGCTCTCCGGCGCTTTCCTCAG ATCTCTTTGGATGTTGTCGGGTTGGTAGATGAATGGGCTGCCCGTTTCTTTGAGGAGCTTGACTATGTTAACGAGGGTGAAAACGGAACTTATTTTGCAGAGATGATGAAGAAGGATCTGCCACAA GTTGTCATACCTAAGACTTACACTAAATACACATCAAGGAAAGTTCTTACCACACAATGGGTAGATGGCGAAAAGCTTTCACAAAGTACGGAAAGTGACGTTGGGGAACTGGTTAATGTTGGAGTCATATGCTACCTAAAGCAG TTACTTGATACTGGTTTCTTTCACGCTGACCCACATCCCGGAAATATGATCCGGACCCCAGACGGGAAGCTTGCAATTCTTGATTTTG GTTTGGTAACGAAATTGACGGATGATCAAAAGTACGGGATGATCGAAGCTATTGCTCATCTTATTCATAGAGATTACGATGCCATCGTTAAAGATTTCGTAAAACTTGGATTCATTCCTGAGGGGGTAAATTTGGACCCGATATTGCCTGTATTAGCTAAAGTATTTGACCAGGCCCTTGAAGGTGGAGGAgcaaaaaatattaattttcaAGAGTTGGCGGCTGATTTGGCACAAATAACGTTCGACTATCCGTTCCGCATTCCGCCTTATTTTGCCCTTATAATCAGAGCAATTGGAGTGCTTGAGGGTATTGCTTTAGTAGGGGATCCAGAATTTGCCATTGTAGATGAAGCATATCCGTATATCGCACAG AGGTTGCTCACTGACGAATCTCCTCGTTTACGGAGTGCTTTACGTTACACGGTGTACGGAAAATCTGGAGTCTTTGATGCTGAAAGATTCATAGATGTGATGCAAGCTTTTGAGAGCTTCATAACCGCCGCCAAAAGCGGTGGCGGGGAGGATTTAAACGGTGACATGGCTGGACTCGGTGTTATTCAAACTCAGACAAACATCGCATTCCCCCGGTTTCAACCAGGCGGTTCTCAAGAACCaccagttgaaacaagagccgcGTTGGCGTTTCTTCTATCCGACAAAGGGAATTTCTTCAGAGAATTTCTCTTAGATGAG aTTGTGAAAGGCATCGATGCGATTACTAGAGAGCAGTTGGTCCAAATTATGGCACTACTCGGGATCCAAAATCCGACGCCGGTTTTCAGCATGGTTCCTTCCTTTGGAGCCATCAGACCCGCAGGGTTAATTCCTTACATAACCGAAGAGGACAAAGTCATACTAAACAacgttgaaaagattgttgaattTTTAACCGCTCAAGATTCACAACCCCGATCACCAGATCAG GGTTTGGATGTGAATCGGGTCATTCAAGAGCTTCTTCCCGTTTTGCCCGGTCTATCAGCTAAGGTGCTACCTGAAGTGGTAAGCCGGTTGTCTTCTCGGGTTTTGGCACGCTTGATTCGGGATACGTTTTTGTAA